From Paenibacillus sp. V4I7, one genomic window encodes:
- a CDS encoding DUF420 domain-containing protein → MEMHILPTISTMFIVISAIFVGFGWYHIVRGNRETHQKLMVLGAIFAVAFFIIYMSRTLFEGNTAFGGPESLKLPYHLFLFFHITLATLGGVLGLITLWFAYKNKFLKHKKIGRVAAIVWLLTAPTGVMVYVLLYLMYPGGTTKPMIDAIFGL, encoded by the coding sequence ATGGAGATGCACATTTTACCAACTATTTCTACGATGTTTATCGTTATCAGTGCCATATTTGTTGGTTTCGGCTGGTATCATATTGTGAGAGGGAATCGAGAAACACATCAAAAGCTGATGGTTCTTGGAGCAATCTTCGCAGTGGCGTTTTTCATCATTTACATGTCCCGTACCTTGTTTGAAGGAAACACGGCATTTGGCGGGCCTGAGAGTTTGAAGCTGCCGTACCATTTATTCTTGTTCTTCCATATTACGCTGGCAACGCTGGGTGGAGTTCTAGGTCTAATCACATTATGGTTTGCTTACAAAAATAAATTTCTAAAACATAAAAAAATCGGACGAGTCGCCGCGATTGTATGGCTGCTTACGGCGCCTACAGGCGTCATGGTATATGTTTTGCTGTATTTGATGTATCCAGGTGGAACAACGAAGCCAATGATTGATGCAATTTTTGGCTTGTAA
- a CDS encoding ABC transporter permease produces MNRIMTVIQFTFMTRFRSKSFRVMSVILIVLLSIMIHLPALIDKLSSHEATKIGVFGGKQTELAGKLAAFYKNQPNPDIAIIPLQDAGNAAANEALGKQQIADKKIKGYLEFTDAIAAGFPKIVYKSEGTMEFSLKGKLQTALQLIKTDSALQGAGLAAEQKANIQAPVSLETVQISTNDTASSGKTESQMVMSYALVYAMLFMLYMGVIGFGNMVAMEITAEKSSRVMELLITSVSPLKQMFGKIIGICLLALSQVALLIAVIAINISLSGSSKLITELHLNWSDLQISLIVYFLIFYLLGFFVYATVFAAVGSLVSRTEDVGQAIMPVTLLIVAAFMIAMFGLNNPNAGFVVTMSFIPFFSPLIMFLRIGMSSPSIWQIWLSIAIQLASIGAMAWLAAKIYRTGVLMYGKRPSWRELRKAMRAYKV; encoded by the coding sequence ATGAATAGGATCATGACCGTAATTCAATTCACTTTCATGACCCGTTTTCGGTCCAAATCGTTTCGTGTGATGAGTGTGATTCTGATTGTACTATTATCCATTATGATTCATTTACCTGCACTTATTGATAAACTTTCCTCCCATGAAGCGACGAAGATTGGTGTCTTTGGAGGCAAACAAACAGAGCTTGCTGGTAAGCTAGCGGCATTTTATAAAAATCAACCGAATCCGGATATTGCCATTATTCCACTTCAGGATGCGGGCAATGCTGCAGCGAATGAAGCTTTAGGCAAGCAGCAAATTGCTGATAAGAAGATCAAAGGCTATTTGGAATTTACAGATGCAATTGCAGCTGGTTTTCCGAAAATCGTATATAAATCCGAAGGCACGATGGAATTTTCGTTAAAGGGCAAGCTTCAGACAGCTCTTCAGCTTATTAAAACAGACTCGGCCCTACAAGGAGCAGGTCTCGCGGCTGAACAAAAGGCTAATATTCAAGCGCCGGTTTCCTTAGAGACCGTGCAAATCTCTACGAATGACACGGCATCGTCTGGTAAAACAGAATCCCAAATGGTGATGTCCTACGCGCTTGTATATGCGATGCTATTTATGCTTTACATGGGGGTAATCGGCTTTGGCAACATGGTTGCGATGGAAATTACAGCAGAGAAAAGCTCTCGTGTAATGGAATTGCTTATCACTAGCGTATCACCACTCAAGCAGATGTTCGGTAAAATCATCGGGATCTGTCTGCTGGCTTTATCGCAAGTAGCTCTGCTGATTGCCGTAATAGCTATCAATATAAGTCTCTCTGGCAGCAGTAAACTAATTACGGAGCTGCACCTTAATTGGTCCGATCTACAAATATCGCTGATCGTATATTTCTTAATCTTTTACCTCTTGGGGTTCTTCGTATACGCAACTGTTTTTGCAGCTGTAGGTTCACTTGTTAGCCGTACGGAAGATGTGGGGCAGGCCATTATGCCAGTCACCCTGCTCATCGTGGCAGCCTTCATGATTGCCATGTTTGGACTGAACAACCCGAATGCCGGATTCGTTGTTACGATGTCATTCATACCGTTCTTCTCGCCACTTATCATGTTCCTGCGAATAGGGATGAGTAGTCCCTCTATTTGGCAAATATGGCTCTCCATCGCCATTCAATTGGCATCTATCGGTGCTATGGCTTGGCTTGCTGCTAAGATCTATCGCACAGGCGTGTTGATGTACGGCAAACGTCCTTCGTGGCGAGAGCTGCGGAAGGCGATGCGGGCCTATAAGGTGTAG
- a CDS encoding ATP-binding protein, which produces MNKWIVNSRQRCLEQGMDPKKIPKPGFKLSTLQLHEEKDKYRDILAVTKYFAEKILAFLSGTPHLIVVSNDTGYILDNYGDKSMKSMINQLGIQDGIKFDEEFMGTNVVALALQEQKPIQIIGAEHYHTMLENAACYCVPFHFTNYHNLSGAISIMTSVEHHNHTYLALLANMVDSIERELSLRLTNHNQNLIQQLVVDNMRNGIIMTDERGIITEFNAYAEKITGRNRLSVTGTPVFPFEHFGGYFYQALKYRKQCENIELTFRYSLDQENVCLFDVLPILNERGELLGAFAQFRDITDRVILEKQIINSEKFSAIGKMAAGLAHEIRNPLTSIIGFFQLLQQSNDQQKFQKYVDLINTELQSMKQLVSDFVVMAKPSTPERRAIDMKELLKDTIRFMDSQAILKNTSITAIYDDELTIAMIDPSQIKQVLVNLLQNAIESIEKNGFIKLCTELVPDNQEFKIIIEDNGVGMTKQELDQIVNPFFTTKENGVGLGLSICYRIIENHKGNMTATSRKGYGTRFEVTLPLA; this is translated from the coding sequence ATGAATAAATGGATCGTAAATTCCCGTCAAAGGTGTTTGGAACAGGGGATGGACCCCAAGAAAATACCTAAGCCGGGCTTTAAGTTGTCAACATTACAACTTCATGAAGAGAAGGATAAATATAGGGATATCCTTGCTGTCACCAAATATTTTGCAGAAAAAATATTAGCATTCTTGTCGGGGACGCCTCATCTAATAGTTGTCAGTAATGACACTGGCTACATTTTAGATAACTATGGTGACAAGTCGATGAAGTCGATGATAAATCAATTAGGCATCCAAGATGGCATTAAGTTCGATGAAGAATTTATGGGGACAAACGTGGTAGCTCTGGCACTTCAAGAACAAAAGCCTATTCAAATTATAGGTGCCGAACACTACCATACGATGTTGGAGAATGCAGCTTGTTACTGCGTCCCGTTCCATTTCACAAATTACCACAACCTCTCAGGTGCTATTTCAATCATGACTTCTGTTGAGCATCATAATCATACTTATTTAGCACTGCTTGCAAATATGGTGGACTCTATTGAGCGAGAATTGTCACTACGCCTCACCAATCATAATCAAAACCTCATACAGCAGCTTGTAGTCGATAATATGCGAAATGGTATCATCATGACGGATGAGAGAGGAATCATTACAGAATTTAATGCTTACGCAGAAAAAATAACGGGAAGAAATCGTTTGAGTGTTACAGGGACACCGGTTTTTCCATTTGAACATTTTGGAGGTTATTTCTATCAAGCACTCAAATATCGTAAGCAGTGTGAAAATATCGAGCTCACTTTTCGTTATTCATTAGATCAAGAAAATGTGTGTCTCTTTGATGTGCTGCCAATCTTAAATGAACGTGGTGAATTGCTTGGTGCATTCGCTCAGTTTCGTGACATCACAGATCGAGTAATCTTGGAAAAGCAAATTATTAACTCGGAAAAATTCTCGGCAATAGGGAAAATGGCAGCTGGATTAGCTCATGAGATTCGGAATCCATTAACCTCTATTATTGGTTTCTTCCAACTCTTACAGCAGTCTAATGATCAACAAAAATTTCAGAAATACGTTGATTTAATTAATACGGAACTTCAAAGTATGAAACAGTTGGTCTCCGATTTTGTAGTTATGGCGAAGCCTAGTACTCCAGAGAGAAGAGCAATTGATATGAAAGAATTATTGAAAGACACCATACGCTTTATGGATAGTCAAGCCATTTTAAAAAACACTTCAATTACAGCTATCTATGATGACGAATTAACGATAGCGATGATTGACCCTTCTCAGATTAAACAAGTACTAGTTAACCTTCTTCAGAACGCAATCGAATCCATTGAAAAAAATGGATTTATTAAACTATGTACTGAGTTAGTTCCTGATAATCAAGAATTTAAGATCATCATTGAAGATAATGGCGTGGGAATGACGAAGCAAGAACTTGATCAAATCGTTAATCCATTTTTTACAACAAAAGAAAATGGTGTAGGTCTTGGATTATCTATTTGTTACCGTATCATTGAAAATCATAAGGGAAATATGACAGCTACCTCTCGTAAAGGATATGGAACTCGGTTCGAGGTTACATTACCGCTTGCATAG